A window from Hirundo rustica isolate bHirRus1 chromosome 25, bHirRus1.pri.v3, whole genome shotgun sequence encodes these proteins:
- the SERINC2 gene encoding serine incorporator 2, which yields MLLPVPVPMVMPVPAVMLLPLPGMKEMSMPVPMLITVSVPGKAFISINLILCLIVSVVSILPKIQEAQPHSGLLQASLITLYTIYVTWSALANVPAQRCNPTLLLRNGTGSAAASEPLTTWWDAPSIVGLVIFILCTLFISLRSSDHPQVNKLMLTEESGAGAGAGPGGAEEGGVRRAYDNEQDGVSYNYSFFHLCLLLAALYIMMTLTNWYRPDESLQVLRSPWTAVWVKICSSWAGLLLYLWTLVAPLVLPNRDFS from the exons atgctgctgccggtgccggtgccgatGGTGATGCCGGTGCCGGCGGTGatgctgctgccgctgccgggGATGAAGGAGATGTCGATGCCGGTGCCGATGCTGATCACGGTGTCAGTGCCG GGCAAGGCCTTCATCAGCATCAACCTCATCCTCTGCCTCATCGTCTCCGTTGTGTCCATCCTGCCCAAGATCCAG GAGGCTCAGCCCCACTCGGGGCTGCTGCAGGCGTCCCTCATCACGCTCTACACCATCTACGTCACCTGGTCCGCCCTGGCCAACGTGCCAG cccagcGCTGTAACCCCACGCTGCTGCTGAGGAACGGCACGGGCTCGGCCGCGGCCAGCGAGCCGCTGACAACCTGGTGGGACGCGCCGAGCATCGTGGGGCTGGTGATCTTCATCCTCTGCACCCTCTTCATCAG CCTGCGCTCCTCGGACCACCCGCAGGTGAACAAGCTGATGCTGACGGAggagagcggggccggggccggggccgggccgggcggggcggaggAGGGCGGGGTGCGCCGCGCCTACGACAACGAGCAGGACGGCGTCTCCTACAACTACTCCTTCTTccacctctgcctcctcctcgcCGCCCTCTACATCATGATGACCCTCACCAACTGGTACAG GCCGGATGAGAGCTTGCAGGTGCTGAGGAGCCCCTGGACGGCCGTGTGGGTGAagatctgctccagctgggccGGGCTCCTGCTCTACCTCTGGACCTTGGTGGCTCCGCTGGTGCTGCCGAACCGGGACTTCAGCTAA
- the LOC120763050 gene encoding cAMP-dependent protein kinase inhibitor beta-like: MTEVEPVLDFASSGRTGRRNALPDILGSPAGVSPADLPLKLAEMSLSAGSAQDMQSPSAEVPSPQPPSPELKDTS, from the exons ATGACCGAGGTGGAACCCGTGCTGGACTTCGCATCCTCCGGCAGGACGGGCCGGCGCAATGCCCTGCCCGACATCCTGGGCTCGCCCGCCGGAGTCAGCCCCGCCGACCTGCCCCTCAAACTGGCCGAGATGTCCCTGAGCGCAG GCAGTGCCCAGGACATGCAGTCGCCCTCAGCGGAGGTGCCCTCTCCGCAGCCGCCCAGCCCCGAGCTGAAGGACACGTCCTAA